The DNA window CCGCGGATCCGACAGGGACTGCCTGGGCGAGACAGAACTGTCCTCCGGCGCGGACGCCCCGCCTTCTCTTGTCTTTCATTCTCTCGGCCGCGGCAAGATAGATCGCCATATGGAACCGTTCTTCATCGAGATCGTTCCGCAGCCTCCCGGGCAGGTCAAGGTGTCCCAGCATGAAGGGGAGGAGTTCATCGCAGTGGTGTCCGGCAGGGTGGAGCTCCAGTACGGAAAGGATACCTACATCCTCGAGCAGGGAGACAGCGCCTATTACAGTTCTGACGTTATGCACCGGCTGGTGGCCCTGAACGAGGAAAAGGCCGAGATATACGCGGTGATCTATTTCCACACCTAGGAGCCTGTCGGAGAACCTCACACGGACTCCTGGCCAGGGGTCTCAGGTTTGTTTGATTTATTAACCCCGGATTAAAGAGACTTTACCCTGCGTGAAACGTGAAAGCCTGACGAAGATGAGACCGCT is part of the bacterium genome and encodes:
- a CDS encoding XRE family transcriptional regulator; translated protein: MENNGMGDRVRKFREIKRLSMEELAERSGVEAAFLARIEENKFKPSLGTLLKVARALGIRLANFLDDSVGPDPILIRGSDRDCLGETELSSGADAPPSLVFHSLGRGKIDRHMEPFFIEIVPQPPGQVKVSQHEGEEFIAVVSGRVELQYGKDTYILEQGDSAYYSSDVMHRLVALNEEKAEIYAVIYFHT